The DNA sequence AGCGTGATCTCGGTGCACAGGTTGGAGCTGTGGACGACGCCGATGTGCTGCTGTGGAGAACGGATGTTGCACGGATCCTTGAAGGTGATCCACGGATGGCCGGTCTCGAACAGCATCGACAGCATCTTGCGCCACAGATCCATCGCCTGCACCTTCTTATATAGCTTCAGTTCGCCGCGCGCGGCCTTCGCCTCATACGCGGTATAGGCATCCTCGAACGCGCGGCCGAACTTGTCGTGCAGGTCCGGCACGTCTGACGGCGAAAACAGTGTCCACTCGCCCTTTTCCATCACGCGCTTCATGAACAGGTCCGGAATCCAGTTCGCGGTGTTCATGTCGTGGGTGCGGCGGCGGTCGTCGCCGGTGTTCTTGCGCAGGTCGAGAAATTCCTCGATGTCCATGTGCCAGGTTTCCAAATAGGCACAGACCGCGCCCTTGCGCTTGCCGCCCTGGTTCACCGCGACGGCGGTGTCGTTCACCACTTTCAGGAACGGCACCACGCCCTGCGACTTGCCGTTGGTGCCCTTGATGTGGGCGCCGAGCGCGCGCACCGGGGTCCAGTCGTTGCCCAGGCCGCCGGCGAACTTGGCCAGCAGCGCATTCTCTTTAATGGCTTCGTAGATGCCGTCCAGATCGTCCGACACGGTAGTCAGGTAGCACGACGACAGTTGCGAGCGCTGCGTGCCGGAATTGAACAGGGTCGGCGTCGAGCTCATGAAGTCGAACGAGGACAGCAGGTTGTAGAACTCGATGGTACGCGCTTCGCGGTCGATCTCGTTCAAGGCCAGGCCCATTGCCACGCGCATGTAGAACGCCTGCGGCATTTCGATGCGGGTGCCGTCGATATGCAGGAAGTAGCGGTCGTACAGCGTCTGCAAGCCGAGGTAGCCGAACTGGAGGTCGCGTTCCGGCTTCAATGCCTCGGCCAGCTGCGCCAGGTCGTACTGCGCCAGCTTGGCGTCGAGCAGGCCGGCGTCGATGCCTTTCTTGACGTATTTCGGGAAGTAATCAATATAGTGTCGCTGCGCATCTGCTTGCGCGACTTCCTGGCCGAACACTTCCTTGCGGATGGTGTGCATCAGCAGGCGCGCGGTGACCTTGCTGTACGCCGGGTCCTTTTCCATCAGCGCGCGCGCGGCCAGGATGGCGGACTTGTGCAGCTCCTCGACCGGCACGCCGTCGTACAGATTCTTGACGGTCTCGGCCAGGATCGCTTCGGCGTCGCCATGCTTTTCCAGGCCGACGCAGGCGGAGGTGATCAGTTCGCGCACCTGGTTCAAGTCGAGCAGGCGGCGCTCGCCGTTTTCGGTGACGTGCAGCTGCGGGACATCCGCGGTCTTGGCGGATTGCTGCTGCGCACGCTCTTCCATGCGCTTGGCGCGGTACAGCACGTAGGCGCGGGCGACGTCATGCTCGCCGGAGCGCATCAGCGCCAGCTCGACCTGGTCCTGCACGTCCTCGATGTGGAAGGTGCCGCCGGCCGGCTGGCGGCGCACCAATGCGGCGACCACGTTGGCGGTCAACTGTTCGACCAGCTCGCGCACGCGGGCCGACGCCGCGCCCTGCCCGCCGTTCACGGCGAGGAATGCCTTGGTGACCGCGATCGAAATCTTGGAAGGCTCAAAGCCGACGACCGCGCCGTTGCGGCGGATGACCTTGTAATCGCCCAGGCCGATGGACAGATTCGCCGTCGCGGCGGACGTGCTGCCGCCGTGGGCAGGCACCATGCCGAATTCGCCCGTGGATTTGAGAGAAACTTCCTGAGTAGAGTGCATCTAGCCTCCTAACTATGTCGCGGCAGCGTTCATGCTGCTCATGTTTATTAATTAGAACACCCGGTCCAACCGGGGTTCGCGGGTTCAACGATGACGTCGTCCCATCTGCCGCATAGGCGGCACATGGCCTGGCGCACATCTGAAAGGGAGAGCCGTTCACCGCCCGCCCAACATGACACTCGTCTTTATATTGAGAACTGCCTGAACAGCCCACGGAGTGGGATAATCGCAGCGACACTAGATATAGTGGTGCGTAGCGCGATTGACACTAATTCTAGTGCCAGCACTTCAAGGATGCAATATCTTTTTTACTTGATCTGCAACAAATTTTCCTGCCGCAAAGTACTTGACTTTTTAGTCGGCACAAGGAAAACGCAGTGAGGGGGTCGCAGGCGTGCTGCAAGACTCTTTTTGAATCAAGGACTTGCGGTAGCGTTCCCAGTCGAAGAAGGGACCCGGATCGGTCTTGCGGCCGGGCGCGATGTACTCGTGCCCGGAGACGTCGGTAATCGGGTAGCGCAGGCGCAGCGCACTGGTCAGCGCGGCCAGCGCTTCGTATTGAAGCGGCTCGAACGGATCGAAGTCCGTGCCCTCCAGCTCGATCCCGATCGAGAAATCATTGCAGCGCTCGCGTCCGCAAAACGAGGATGCGCCGGCATGCCAGGCGCGATCGCCGGCCGACACGAACTGGATCACGCTCCCGTCGCGCCGGATCAGGAAATGCGCGGAGACCTTCATTCCGCGCAGGCGGTCGAAATAGGGATGAGCATCGCAGTCGAGCCGGTTGCCGAACAGCTCGGCGATATATGGCCCGCCGAACTCACCGGGCGGCAGGCTGATGTTATGGATCACCAGCAGGTCGATTGCGGTGCCTTCGGCGCGCCGGTCGAAGTTCGGCGACGGCATGCGCTCTGCGCCGCTGGCCCAGCCGTCGGCATCTATCTCAAATCGTGTCATGAATCGGGTTCGTGAATCGACAGGCGCTGCATGCGGTAACGCAGCTGGCGGAAACTGATGCCCAGGAGCTCGGCCGCCTGGGTCCGGTTGAAATGGGTCTTTTCGAGCGCGCGCCGGATGATTTCACGCTCGACATTGTCCAGGTGGTCCGGCAGCGAGTGCGGCAGTTCGCCGTCGTCATCCTCTGTTCGCGTTTGCGGCGCGGGGGGATCAGCTTGCTCTGCCGGAGATGCGACCGACGCCTCCTCTTGCGGCAGCTGTGGTACCGGCTGTGCAAGTGGAATCTGCGGCGCCGGAGCGACGGCTTTCAACGCAAGGTCGGCAACCTCGATCGTCCCATCGTTGGCGAACGCGAGTGCGCGTTCGAGGATGTTTTCCAGTTCGCGCACGTTGCCCGGAAAGGAATAGGAACGCAGCGCCGCCAATGCCTGCGGCGTAAGGACGGCCTTGCCGCCCGGCGCAAGCCGTTCGAGAATGACATCAGCCAGCAGGCCGATGTCGTCGAGCCGTTCGCGCAGCGGCGGCAGGCGCAGTTCGATCACGTTCAGACGGTAAAACAAGTCCTGCCGGAACTGGCCCTTTTCGACGCATTCGGCCAGGTTCTGATGGGTGGCACTGACGAGCCGCACGTCGACCGGCTCCTCGAGCGTTGCGCCGACCTTGCGTACGCGGCGCTCCTGGATGGCGCGCAACAGCTTGACCTGCATCGGTAGCGGCAGGTCGGCAACCTCGTCGAGCATCAGGGTGCCGCCGTTGGCCGCCTGAAAAAAACCGTCGCGATCGTCGTTCGCTCCGGTGAACGCCCCCCTGCGGTAGCCGAAAAACTCGGCTTCCATCAATGCTTCCGGGATCGCGCCGCAATTGACGGCAATGAAAGGCTTGTCGGCGCGCGCGCTGTGCGCATGGATGTCGCGCGCGGCGAGTTCCTTGCCGCTGCCGGACTCGCCGGTAATCGCCACCGGTGCCATGCTGCGCGCCAGGCGCGCGATCTGCGCGCGCAGGTCCTGCATCGCTGCCGACTGCCCGATCAGGCGCGACGCGTGCGCCGCATGCTGCGCGCCGGCATCATGGCTGTCGTCTTCGGTCTTGTGCATGCGCAGCGCCGACTGCACCATCAGGCGCAACTGATCGAGCCCGACCGGCTTGGACAGGTAGTCGAACGCGCCGGCCTTCAATGCCGCGACCGCGTTGTCGGCGCTGCCGAACGCGGTGATCACCGCAATCGGCGTGCTCTTGCAGGCTGCGGTCACCTCCCGCACCAGCTCGATGCCCAACCCGTCGGGCAGACGCATGTCGGTCAGTACCAGCGCGTACTCGTGGCGCGCCAGATGCGCACGCGCCGCGGCCAGGCAATCCGCGCAGTCGACGTCGAGCCCCATCCGCACAAGCGTGATTTCGAGCAGCTCGCGCAGGTCGGCTTCGTCGTCGACGACGAGAATACGGGGTGCAGTCATGGCAGCAGTCTTGTCATTTGCTCAAAAACTCAGTACGGCTCCTGCGCCGCAAACGTGATCACGAACCGGCCGCTGGGTTCGTCCGCGCCGTCGTCCGAGATATCCATCCGATATTCGTAATCGAGCATCGCATCGTTATTCAAGCACAATTCGCGCGCCACGTAGAGCCCCAGCCCGGTTCCCTTGCTGGAAGTGGTGTAAAAAGGCTCGAACAGATGCGCGCGGACTTCCGGCGTGATTGCCGGCCCGTCGTCCTGCACATGCAGTTCCAGCCGATTGGTGTCGGGCAGCAGCGCCTGGATGCGGATGCTGCCGGGGCTGCCGCTGGCATAGCGCAACGCGTTCACCAGCAGGTTGCCAAGCACTTCGCGCAGATGCAAGGGGTCGAAACGCACCTGGTACGTGTCCGCGGCATCCAGCTCGATCATGCCCGGGGCGATGGAATGGGTTTCCTGGAACTCGTCGAGCAGCTCCGCCAGAAACGGCGCCAGCTGCAACGGTCCGGTATGCGATTGCGCCTTGCGCGACAACTTGAGAATATCCTCGATCATCCGGTTCAGCCGGCCCACGTTATCGCCCACGATCTTCAACAGCCGCATCTGAGCCGGGTCGGTGATGTCTTCCTTGAGCAGGGACGCGGCATGGGAAATCGCCGACAGCGGATTGCGTACTTCATGCGCGATGCTGGCGGTCAGGCGCCCCATCGACGCCAGCTTGAGCTGCTGCGCCTGATTCTCGATTTCCGTCACGTCCTGCAAGAAAATCACCGTCCGTTGTTCCGTCAGCCCTGCGATTTCCACCGGCACGAACCGCAGCTTCAGGTGGGTCACCGGCTCGCGCCGCACGTGGCGCGGCAGAGTACGCCCCTGCATCGATGCGATGTCTTCCCCGGACTTGACCATGACAAAGG is a window from the Noviherbaspirillum sp. UKPF54 genome containing:
- the ampD gene encoding 1,6-anhydro-N-acetylmuramyl-L-alanine amidase AmpD, which translates into the protein MTRFEIDADGWASGAERMPSPNFDRRAEGTAIDLLVIHNISLPPGEFGGPYIAELFGNRLDCDAHPYFDRLRGMKVSAHFLIRRDGSVIQFVSAGDRAWHAGASSFCGRERCNDFSIGIELEGTDFDPFEPLQYEALAALTSALRLRYPITDVSGHEYIAPGRKTDPGPFFDWERYRKSLIQKESCSTPATPSLRFPCAD
- a CDS encoding sigma-54 dependent transcriptional regulator, which produces MTAPRILVVDDEADLRELLEITLVRMGLDVDCADCLAAARAHLARHEYALVLTDMRLPDGLGIELVREVTAACKSTPIAVITAFGSADNAVAALKAGAFDYLSKPVGLDQLRLMVQSALRMHKTEDDSHDAGAQHAAHASRLIGQSAAMQDLRAQIARLARSMAPVAITGESGSGKELAARDIHAHSARADKPFIAVNCGAIPEALMEAEFFGYRRGAFTGANDDRDGFFQAANGGTLMLDEVADLPLPMQVKLLRAIQERRVRKVGATLEEPVDVRLVSATHQNLAECVEKGQFRQDLFYRLNVIELRLPPLRERLDDIGLLADVILERLAPGGKAVLTPQALAALRSYSFPGNVRELENILERALAFANDGTIEVADLALKAVAPAPQIPLAQPVPQLPQEEASVASPAEQADPPAPQTRTEDDDGELPHSLPDHLDNVEREIIRRALEKTHFNRTQAAELLGISFRQLRYRMQRLSIHEPDS
- a CDS encoding ribonucleoside-diphosphate reductase subunit alpha, whose protein sequence is MVPAHGGSTSAATANLSIGLGDYKVIRRNGAVVGFEPSKISIAVTKAFLAVNGGQGAASARVRELVEQLTANVVAALVRRQPAGGTFHIEDVQDQVELALMRSGEHDVARAYVLYRAKRMEERAQQQSAKTADVPQLHVTENGERRLLDLNQVRELITSACVGLEKHGDAEAILAETVKNLYDGVPVEELHKSAILAARALMEKDPAYSKVTARLLMHTIRKEVFGQEVAQADAQRHYIDYFPKYVKKGIDAGLLDAKLAQYDLAQLAEALKPERDLQFGYLGLQTLYDRYFLHIDGTRIEMPQAFYMRVAMGLALNEIDREARTIEFYNLLSSFDFMSSTPTLFNSGTQRSQLSSCYLTTVSDDLDGIYEAIKENALLAKFAGGLGNDWTPVRALGAHIKGTNGKSQGVVPFLKVVNDTAVAVNQGGKRKGAVCAYLETWHMDIEEFLDLRKNTGDDRRRTHDMNTANWIPDLFMKRVMEKGEWTLFSPSDVPDLHDKFGRAFEDAYTAYEAKAARGELKLYKKVQAMDLWRKMLSMLFETGHPWITFKDPCNIRSPQQHIGVVHSSNLCTEITLNTNDSEIAVCNLGSVNLPAHMKDINGEMRLDHEKLQKTIRTAMRMLDNVIDINYYAVKKARDSNLRHRPVGMGIMGFQDCLHMMRVPYASMDAVEFADRSMEAVCYYAYWASTELAQERGRYSSYRGSLWDRGILPQDSVKLLAEERGGYLEVDTSESMDWSALRARIKEHGMRNSNCVAIAPTATISNIIDVSACIEPTYQNLYVKSNLSGEFTEINEHLVRDLKARGLWDEVMVADLKYFDGSLAKIDRIPQDLREIYATAFEVDPKWLVEAASRRQKWIDQAQSLNIYMAGASGKKLDETYKLAWVRGLKTTYYLRTIGATHAEKSTTKAGALNAVSAGGMGVDVAAAAPVAVAAASAADDVAGPACMLRPGDPGFEECEACQ
- a CDS encoding PAS domain-containing sensor histidine kinase, translating into MMRRAQLPASPSRETFWRTLQTFCVTRIVIALVLLAYLGFDAVRNTGSRNALLDWKICFAYLMLAVGFTLLSVYARKRFTLQLVAQLVVDIGAISLLYVVAGGVKSGLAILYLFPLAGCAILMPMVPALFFVSIVTLVLLAESGYELLNSTPDASPSRAGLYGAAFFAAIYLINRLAAKLIKQERLATQRGRELLLQEAINGLVIADMGDGILVVGPDTQVFAGNASVERMLGLPVAHGRPQFRLVDLPSLAPVADAYSAWLAQFRAQGAANCASSAFVMVKSGEDIASMQGRTLPRHVRREPVTHLKLRFVPVEIAGLTEQRTVIFLQDVTEIENQAQQLKLASMGRLTASIAHEVRNPLSAISHAASLLKEDITDPAQMRLLKIVGDNVGRLNRMIEDILKLSRKAQSHTGPLQLAPFLAELLDEFQETHSIAPGMIELDAADTYQVRFDPLHLREVLGNLLVNALRYASGSPGSIRIQALLPDTNRLELHVQDDGPAITPEVRAHLFEPFYTTSSKGTGLGLYVARELCLNNDAMLDYEYRMDISDDGADEPSGRFVITFAAQEPY